One window from the genome of Salvia splendens isolate huo1 chromosome 9, SspV2, whole genome shotgun sequence encodes:
- the LOC121749445 gene encoding uncharacterized protein LOC121749445, giving the protein MKKYRVNHRLSTPYHPQSNGQAEISKREIKSIHEKTVSPSWKDWSKRFNDALWAYRTAYKTLIDMSPYRLVFRKMCHLPVGIEDKAYWAVKEVNMQPKLCAEERKLQLQEWEELRLESYDAAMCYKEKTKLWHDTNLRMKPFRDNSEVHIMEEIPLCTTDVLALVDQLVDVLGDPLDQLNEACRIMKGSSESLERLQGL; this is encoded by the exons ATGAAGAAGTATAGGGTAAACCACCGTCTATCCACCCCATATCATCCTCAAAGTAATGGCCAAGCAGAAATTTCAAAAAGGGAAATCAAGAGTATCCACGAAAAAACAGTGAGTCCTTCATGGAAGGACTGGAGCAAAAGGTTTAACGATGCCTTGTGGGCTTATCGCACTGCTTATAAAACACTGATCGACATGTCACCGTACAGACTAGTTTTCagaaaaatgtgtcatcttcctgTGGGCATTGAAGATAAAGCATACTGGGCAGTCAAGGAAGTAAACATGCAACCTAAATTGTGTGCTGAAGAAAGGAAGCTCCAACTGCAAGAGTGGGAAGAACTCAGACTGGAATCCTATGATGCAGCCATGTGTTATAAGGAgaaaactaagctttggcatgacaCAAACCTGAGG ATGAAACCCTTTAGGGACAACTCGGAAGTGCACATtatggaagaaattccactgtgCACGACCGATGTTCTCGCCTTAGTTGATCAACTAGTAGATGTTCTAGGTGATCCACTTGACCAACTAAATGAAGCATGTCGAATCATGAAAGGATCAAGTGAATCTCTAGAACGTCTACAAGGCTTGTGA